A DNA window from Bradyrhizobium sp. CCBAU 53421 contains the following coding sequences:
- a CDS encoding DUF3341 domain-containing protein, with amino-acid sequence MAERAYGMLGEFESPEALLAAARYARAAGYRELDAFTPFPVEGLAQVLKIPRPWISLVGLIGTLAGAGTALLMQMFVSYDYPLNVGGRPIYALSAFAVVTFELTILCSALAMLIVMLWQNGLPRLNYPVFAAPRFHLASKDRFFLCVKSEDPMFDDREIAAFLTGLGAASVERVPS; translated from the coding sequence ATGGCTGAGCGCGCCTATGGAATGCTCGGCGAGTTTGAAAGCCCTGAGGCACTCTTGGCTGCCGCACGGTACGCGCGCGCCGCCGGCTATCGCGAACTCGACGCGTTCACGCCATTTCCTGTCGAGGGTCTCGCGCAAGTCCTGAAAATTCCACGCCCATGGATCTCCCTGGTCGGCCTGATCGGGACCCTTGCAGGAGCGGGCACGGCGCTCTTGATGCAGATGTTCGTCAGTTACGACTATCCCCTGAATGTTGGCGGCCGGCCAATCTATGCGCTGTCGGCGTTCGCCGTGGTCACATTCGAGCTGACCATCCTGTGCTCGGCACTCGCCATGCTGATCGTCATGCTCTGGCAGAACGGCCTGCCGCGGCTCAACTATCCCGTCTTCGCGGCGCCGCGCTTCCATCTCGCCAGCAAGGATCGCTTCTTCCTCTGCGTCAAAAGCGAAGATCCGATGTTCGATGACCGGGAGATCGCGGCCTTCCTGACCGGCCTGGGTGCCGCGTCGGTGGAGCGCGTACCGTCATGA
- a CDS encoding cytochrome c: protein MRLALIVVLALLLAACDQNMDVQPKYSEYSRAPLFRGSVLRLPPANTVARDDLEWERAVTTKPALSAELLGRGQQRFAIFCLPCHGAGGDGDGIIVHRGMPRPTSYHVDRLVTADDQHFFDAITNGYGAMYSYAARILPQDRWAIVAYIRALQLSRRASIEDVPPDERAKLRVQP, encoded by the coding sequence ATCAGATTGGCGCTCATCGTCGTACTCGCCTTGTTGCTCGCGGCCTGCGACCAGAACATGGACGTACAGCCGAAATACAGCGAGTACTCCCGCGCGCCGCTGTTCCGCGGCAGCGTGTTGCGGCTTCCGCCGGCCAACACCGTGGCCCGCGACGATCTGGAGTGGGAGAGAGCGGTGACAACCAAGCCTGCACTGTCCGCCGAGCTGCTGGGCCGCGGCCAGCAGCGGTTTGCGATTTTCTGTTTGCCGTGCCACGGCGCAGGCGGCGATGGCGATGGCATCATCGTTCATCGCGGGATGCCGCGTCCGACCAGCTACCATGTCGACCGGTTGGTGACGGCTGACGACCAGCACTTCTTCGATGCAATCACCAACGGCTACGGCGCGATGTATTCCTACGCAGCGCGCATACTCCCCCAGGACCGTTGGGCCATCGTGGCCTACATTCGCGCCTTGCAGCTCAGCCGTCGCGCCTCGATCGAGGACGTGCCGCCGGACGAGCGCGCCAAGCTCAGGGTACAGCCATGA